The following are encoded in a window of Epilithonimonas zeae genomic DNA:
- a CDS encoding L,D-transpeptidase: protein MNRNTISKLFPLFIVISLSLIQCKKDEAISSTDSKSTSATDIVTSDEKKEDSIKEEEKPKVPDVVIPRKDFGYFPWVYKNTDSVSQKNKKEFTGKALYTILALNRLDRANIGAADTLVVPAKIEEDFLRYSPFPGHVTTLENVKKFVFFSYPIQAFGVYEYGNLIKWGPTSMGKKATKTKTGLMFANWKKEVAISTVSDEWKLRWNVNVANFDGIGWHQYAMPGYPASHSCLRMLEEDAKWMYTWVDTWILNKGGATTRAKGTPLIVYGDYPWGQRRPWKKLLESPEANNISEDEMNQIIQPQLAEIMKEQENRDTVIQQVEQEKKAKADSLASAKTLASNNMK, encoded by the coding sequence ATGAACAGAAACACAATTTCCAAATTATTTCCTTTATTTATCGTTATTTCTTTGAGTTTGATCCAATGTAAAAAGGATGAAGCTATTTCTTCTACTGACTCAAAAAGCACATCCGCCACAGATATTGTGACTTCTGATGAGAAAAAAGAGGACAGTATAAAAGAAGAAGAAAAACCAAAAGTTCCAGATGTTGTTATCCCAAGAAAAGATTTTGGGTATTTCCCTTGGGTTTACAAAAACACAGATTCGGTTTCTCAGAAGAACAAAAAAGAATTTACTGGGAAAGCACTTTACACAATTTTGGCACTCAATCGATTGGATAGAGCCAATATTGGCGCAGCCGACACATTGGTTGTTCCAGCAAAAATTGAGGAAGATTTTCTTAGATATTCTCCGTTTCCGGGTCACGTTACGACTTTGGAAAACGTGAAAAAATTCGTTTTCTTTTCCTATCCGATTCAGGCTTTTGGCGTTTATGAATATGGAAACCTCATCAAATGGGGACCGACAAGTATGGGAAAAAAAGCTACTAAAACCAAAACCGGTTTGATGTTCGCCAACTGGAAAAAAGAAGTCGCCATCTCAACAGTTAGTGACGAGTGGAAACTTCGTTGGAACGTGAATGTAGCCAATTTTGATGGCATCGGCTGGCATCAGTACGCAATGCCTGGTTATCCGGCCTCGCACTCTTGCTTGCGTATGCTGGAAGAAGATGCAAAATGGATGTACACCTGGGTAGACACTTGGATTCTTAACAAAGGCGGAGCAACCACCAGAGCCAAAGGAACACCATTGATTGTCTATGGAGATTATCCTTGGGGACAGCGCAGACCTTGGAAAAAACTTTTGGAATCGCCGGAAGCCAACAATATTTCTGAGGACGAGATGAACCAAATCATCCAGCCACAATTGGCCGAAATTATGAAAGAGCAGGAGAATCGTGATACGGTTATTCAGCAGGTGGAACAAGAGAAAAAAGCAAAAGCAGATTCTTTGGCTTCAGCTAAAACGTTAGCTTCAAACAATATGAAATAA
- a CDS encoding aldehyde dehydrogenase family protein → MKVEMDLSKHIDSAHKAFSDWKKVPFHNRQKLLLKLAEVLEKNKEKYAKIITTEMHKPISQSTAEIEKSAGLIKFYAQAENILEPEHIKTEFNVSEVHYDALGIILGVMPWNFPFWQVLRFAVPAILAGNVVVLKHASICFGSGDEIESAFAEAGFPKYIFQNLRIGHNEIKEILENPLVRGVSLTGSEKAGSEVASLAGKNIKKSILELGGSDAFIVLEDSDFEKAAKDGPLAKLSNTGQICNAAKRFIVHEKIKKDFLPLFIEEYNSFQPADPFKMETKLSKMARPDLADELENQYKKALKNGAEVVLALERISESEFRPGIISVKEGNPILQEELFGPLAILMIGKNDEEILRLANDIPFGLGNSVWTKDKKRAQFFIDNLESGTVSINKTTSSDTRLPFGGAKSSGYGVELSLHAIKEFTQVKTVVGNI, encoded by the coding sequence ATGAAAGTAGAAATGGATTTATCAAAACATATTGATTCTGCGCACAAAGCATTCTCGGATTGGAAAAAAGTTCCATTCCATAATCGTCAAAAGTTACTTTTGAAGCTCGCAGAAGTTCTTGAAAAGAATAAAGAAAAATACGCCAAAATCATCACCACAGAAATGCATAAGCCGATTTCACAATCCACAGCAGAAATCGAAAAAAGTGCAGGATTGATAAAATTTTATGCTCAAGCAGAAAATATTCTGGAACCTGAACACATCAAAACCGAATTCAATGTTAGCGAAGTTCATTATGATGCGTTGGGAATTATCCTCGGTGTAATGCCTTGGAATTTTCCTTTCTGGCAGGTTTTGAGATTTGCTGTTCCTGCGATTCTTGCTGGAAATGTTGTAGTTTTAAAGCACGCATCCATCTGTTTCGGAAGTGGTGATGAAATCGAATCAGCTTTTGCAGAAGCTGGTTTTCCAAAATATATTTTTCAAAATCTGAGAATAGGACATAACGAAATCAAAGAAATTCTGGAAAATCCTTTGGTAAGAGGAGTGAGTCTCACAGGAAGTGAAAAAGCAGGAAGCGAGGTAGCTTCTCTAGCTGGGAAAAATATCAAAAAATCAATTTTGGAGTTAGGCGGAAGCGATGCATTTATTGTCTTAGAAGATTCCGATTTTGAAAAAGCGGCGAAAGATGGGCCTCTTGCAAAACTATCTAACACAGGACAGATTTGTAATGCTGCAAAAAGATTCATTGTCCACGAAAAAATTAAAAAGGATTTTCTGCCTTTATTTATAGAGGAATATAATTCTTTCCAACCGGCTGATCCGTTTAAAATGGAAACTAAGTTGAGCAAAATGGCAAGACCTGATTTGGCGGATGAGTTGGAAAATCAATATAAAAAAGCTTTGAAGAATGGAGCAGAAGTAGTTTTGGCTTTGGAAAGAATTTCGGAAAGTGAGTTTCGTCCCGGAATTATCTCTGTCAAAGAAGGAAACCCAATTTTGCAGGAAGAATTATTTGGACCTTTAGCAATTCTGATGATTGGAAAAAATGATGAAGAAATCTTAAGGTTAGCGAATGATATTCCGTTTGGATTAGGAAATTCGGTTTGGACTAAGGATAAGAAACGTGCTCAGTTTTTCATCGATAATCTGGAATCCGGAACGGTTTCTATCAATAAAACAACAAGCTCTGATACACGATTGCCTTTTGGTGGTGCAAAATCTTCAGGTTATGGAGTAGAGTTGTCTCTACACGCTATTAAAGAATTTACTCAAGTAAAAACTGTGGTTGGAAATATTTAA
- a CDS encoding HD domain-containing protein, with the protein MELINRTIELVKEKLEGTESGHDWFHIERVWKLSLKIQEKEGGDKLVIELAALLHDIADPKFHNGDETIASKIVNKFLTKQKVDSEIIEKVIFIIENMSFKNRNDAPENLPLELKIVQDADRLDAIGAIGIARTFNFGGYKNNLMYHPDIEPKLNQSKEEYKKSNGTTINHFYEKLLLLKDLLNTETAKEIAEHRHQFMLQFLDEFYKEWNVTF; encoded by the coding sequence ATGGAATTGATTAACAGAACAATAGAACTCGTTAAAGAAAAATTAGAAGGAACAGAATCCGGTCACGATTGGTTTCACATCGAACGTGTTTGGAAACTGAGCCTGAAAATTCAGGAAAAAGAAGGTGGTGATAAATTGGTTATAGAGTTAGCTGCGTTGTTGCACGATATTGCTGATCCAAAATTCCACAACGGCGATGAAACGATTGCTTCAAAAATTGTGAATAAATTTCTAACCAAACAAAAAGTAGATTCTGAAATAATTGAAAAAGTCATTTTCATCATCGAAAATATGTCGTTTAAAAACCGAAATGATGCGCCTGAAAATTTACCTTTGGAGCTGAAAATAGTTCAGGATGCGGATAGACTGGACGCAATCGGAGCAATTGGAATTGCGCGAACTTTCAACTTTGGCGGTTATAAAAATAATTTGATGTATCATCCGGATATCGAACCAAAACTCAATCAATCTAAAGAAGAATATAAGAAGTCCAATGGAACTACAATCAATCATTTTTATGAGAAATTGTTGCTTCTGAAAGATTTACTCAATACAGAAACAGCTAAAGAAATTGCTGAACACAGGCATCAATTTATGCTTCAGTTCCTTGACGAGTTCTACAAAGAATGGAATGTCACTTTCTAA